From Pseudarthrobacter equi, a single genomic window includes:
- a CDS encoding carbohydrate ABC transporter permease has product MTTASAPAGVRLDQNAARKTAQNRERWASARTYISAAVILIWCLAPAYWMVVTAFREVGFTYDTTPWPTHVTLDNFLTAFDTSFGNKFGQALLNSIIIGVTVTVVSLVIGVFAAYALARLNFRFKYLVLGFILGASMFPGVALITPLFQLFTNIGWMGTYQALIIPNISFVLPLTVYTLTSFFREMPWELEESARVDGCTQGQAFRKVIMPLAAPAIFTTAILAFISSWNEFLIASQLSNERTQPVTVAIASFAGAQPNQIPYTAIMAAGTIVTIPLVILVLVFQRKIVAGLTAGAVK; this is encoded by the coding sequence ATGACAACCGCAAGTGCTCCCGCCGGAGTGCGGCTGGACCAGAACGCCGCACGCAAGACCGCCCAAAACCGGGAAAGGTGGGCGAGTGCCAGGACGTACATCAGTGCCGCCGTCATCCTGATCTGGTGCCTGGCGCCCGCCTACTGGATGGTGGTGACGGCGTTCCGCGAGGTGGGCTTCACCTATGACACCACTCCGTGGCCAACCCACGTCACGCTGGACAACTTCCTGACTGCCTTCGACACATCGTTTGGCAACAAGTTCGGCCAGGCGCTGCTGAACAGCATCATCATCGGCGTCACTGTCACTGTGGTGTCGCTCGTCATCGGCGTTTTTGCCGCGTACGCGCTTGCAAGGCTCAACTTCCGGTTCAAGTACCTGGTACTGGGCTTCATCCTGGGCGCCTCGATGTTCCCGGGTGTTGCCCTTATCACCCCGCTGTTCCAGCTCTTTACGAACATTGGCTGGATGGGTACCTACCAGGCGCTGATCATTCCGAACATCTCGTTCGTCCTGCCGCTGACCGTCTATACGCTGACGTCCTTCTTCCGTGAGATGCCCTGGGAGTTGGAGGAGTCTGCACGCGTGGACGGTTGCACGCAGGGACAGGCATTCCGCAAGGTGATCATGCCGCTGGCGGCTCCGGCCATCTTTACAACGGCCATCCTGGCGTTCATCTCCTCCTGGAATGAATTCCTGATTGCCAGCCAGCTGTCGAACGAACGGACCCAGCCGGTTACCGTTGCAATCGCCAGCTTCGCGGGTGCGCAGCCGAACCAGATCCCCTACACGGCCATCATGGCCGCAGGCACCATCGTCACCATTCCCCTGGTGATCCTGGTGCTGGTCTTCCAGCGCAAGATTGTTGCCGGCCTGACGGCAGGTGCAGTCAAGTGA
- a CDS encoding glycoside hydrolase family 13 protein has product MSNPSVPGAPSNSREWWADAVVYQVYPRSFADADGDGMGDLRGVTARLPYLERLGVDAVWLSPFYKSPQADGGYDVADYRQVDPLFGSLADFDSMLQDAHGRGLKVIVDLVPNHTSDEHLWFREALAAPPGSAERDRYIFRPGKDSEPGSGDGNRPPNNWKSIFGGPAWTRVTDAGGQDGEWYLHLFDTKQPDLNWDNAEVQEEMRSVLRFWLDRGVDGFRVDVAHGLVKEAGLPDWDGVAAMVEGTAPHRDPLLPGDAPGAHTDAEEPHRAVSPVYPPSPFFDQEGVHAIYRDWHKVLSAYGPDRMLVAEAWVEPAERLARYVRQDEMQQAFNFDFLLAGWDAERMAAAIDTSLAAAATVGAPCTWVLSNHDTVRHTTRFGLPDPTSFPKGIGPDDEQPDASLGLARARAATLVSLALPGSAYLYQGEELGLPEHTMLPAGARQDPTFFRTRGAEIGRDGCRVPLPWTAGAPGFGFSDPAENAAEPWLPQPDSFGPHAADLQDGMEGSTLELYRAALAFRAAEKLGAGSVEWAEAHSPESGVLAFTNGDVLVVANMGFASAPVPGGYAVAVSSGPEPRAEWADMQEIPVDCTVYLQKTTTLQPGNAQDRQG; this is encoded by the coding sequence ATGTCCAACCCGTCCGTTCCAGGTGCCCCCAGCAACAGCCGCGAATGGTGGGCCGACGCTGTGGTCTACCAGGTCTATCCCCGCTCCTTCGCCGACGCTGACGGCGACGGAATGGGTGATCTCCGCGGCGTGACCGCCCGCCTGCCATACCTGGAGCGGTTGGGAGTAGACGCCGTCTGGCTCTCCCCTTTTTATAAGTCACCCCAGGCTGACGGCGGCTACGACGTGGCCGACTACCGCCAGGTGGACCCCCTGTTCGGATCCCTGGCCGACTTCGACAGCATGTTGCAGGATGCTCACGGGCGGGGACTGAAGGTCATCGTTGACCTGGTTCCCAACCACACCTCGGATGAGCACCTGTGGTTCCGGGAAGCGCTGGCGGCGCCGCCGGGGTCCGCCGAGAGGGACAGGTACATCTTCCGGCCGGGCAAGGACTCTGAGCCGGGGTCCGGGGACGGCAACAGGCCACCCAACAACTGGAAGTCAATCTTCGGCGGCCCGGCCTGGACCCGGGTCACCGACGCCGGCGGCCAGGACGGAGAGTGGTACCTCCACCTCTTCGACACCAAGCAGCCGGACCTGAACTGGGACAATGCAGAGGTCCAGGAAGAGATGCGGTCAGTCCTGCGGTTCTGGCTGGACCGGGGCGTGGACGGCTTCCGGGTGGACGTTGCCCACGGACTTGTCAAGGAGGCCGGCCTGCCGGACTGGGACGGCGTGGCTGCCATGGTGGAGGGCACTGCCCCGCACCGGGATCCCCTGCTCCCGGGCGATGCCCCCGGTGCCCACACCGACGCCGAAGAACCGCACCGTGCGGTATCACCGGTGTATCCGCCGTCGCCCTTCTTCGACCAGGAAGGTGTCCACGCGATCTACCGCGACTGGCACAAGGTGCTGTCCGCGTACGGTCCCGACCGCATGCTCGTGGCCGAAGCCTGGGTTGAACCGGCGGAACGGCTGGCCCGCTACGTCCGCCAGGACGAGATGCAGCAGGCGTTCAACTTCGACTTCCTGCTGGCCGGGTGGGATGCGGAGCGGATGGCGGCGGCCATCGATACCTCGCTGGCCGCCGCGGCCACCGTAGGCGCACCGTGCACCTGGGTGCTCAGCAACCATGACACCGTCCGGCACACCACCCGCTTTGGCCTGCCCGATCCCACATCCTTTCCCAAAGGCATCGGCCCGGACGACGAACAGCCGGACGCCTCGTTGGGGCTGGCGCGGGCCCGGGCCGCCACGCTGGTGTCGCTGGCACTTCCCGGCTCGGCCTACCTGTACCAGGGCGAAGAACTGGGCCTGCCGGAGCACACCATGCTTCCCGCCGGGGCACGGCAGGATCCCACGTTCTTCCGCACCAGGGGCGCGGAAATCGGCCGGGACGGCTGCCGGGTTCCGTTGCCATGGACCGCAGGGGCTCCGGGCTTCGGGTTCTCGGACCCTGCTGAGAACGCCGCGGAACCCTGGCTGCCGCAGCCGGACAGCTTCGGTCCGCATGCAGCGGACCTGCAGGACGGTATGGAAGGGTCCACGCTGGAGCTGTACCGCGCCGCCCTGGCTTTCCGGGCGGCGGAGAAACTGGGGGCGGGGAGCGTCGAATGGGCAGAAGCCCATTCACCGGAGAGCGGCGTGCTGGCCTTCACCAACGGGGACGTGCTGGTGGTTGCGAACATGGGATTCGCCAGCGCCCCGGTGCCTGGCGGCTATGCCGTGGCGGTGTCCAGCGGGCCGGAGCCGCGGGCAGAGTGGGCGGACATGCAGGAAATTCCGGTGGACTGCACCGTGTACCTGCAGAAGACAACCACACTTCAACCGGGGAATGCCCAGGACCGGCAGGGCTAG
- a CDS encoding carbohydrate ABC transporter permease, which translates to MATELGPTPVKQPASGAAPAHHGPKGVGEDNRIASQGRWATWLLAPTVVALAIVIVYPIISALVMSFQKDAGLDPVTGLFTDGGAAGIQNYVNWLGQQCAAQGGGTVACPPGTLGGQFWSATATTFFFTVVTVALETVLGFWMAMIMARTFKGRSLVRAAVLVPWAIPTAVTAQLWLFMFDFNGIINKLFNVSILWTGSEWPAKWAVIIADTWKTTPFMALLILAGLQMIPAEVYEASKVDGASAWQRFRLITLPLVKPALMVAILFRTLDALRMFDLPYILTGGANNTTTLSILVINQIRQGFNSAAALSTITFVIIFLVAFIFVRFLGANVVEQSGATGKGKK; encoded by the coding sequence ATGGCTACCGAATTGGGCCCGACGCCGGTCAAGCAGCCGGCGTCGGGCGCCGCCCCGGCCCATCACGGGCCTAAAGGGGTAGGCGAAGACAACAGGATTGCCAGCCAGGGCCGGTGGGCCACTTGGCTGCTGGCGCCGACTGTCGTCGCGCTGGCCATCGTGATCGTGTACCCGATCATCAGCGCGCTCGTGATGTCCTTCCAGAAGGACGCCGGGCTCGATCCCGTCACGGGTCTTTTCACGGATGGCGGCGCGGCCGGCATCCAGAATTATGTGAACTGGCTGGGGCAGCAGTGTGCCGCCCAGGGTGGCGGAACGGTGGCTTGCCCGCCGGGCACCCTCGGAGGCCAGTTCTGGTCCGCGACAGCCACCACCTTCTTCTTCACCGTGGTGACTGTCGCCTTGGAGACCGTCCTGGGGTTCTGGATGGCCATGATCATGGCTCGGACCTTCAAGGGACGCAGCCTGGTCCGCGCAGCCGTCCTGGTGCCGTGGGCCATTCCCACCGCCGTCACCGCGCAGCTGTGGCTGTTCATGTTCGACTTCAACGGCATCATCAACAAGCTGTTCAACGTCTCCATTCTGTGGACGGGCAGCGAGTGGCCCGCCAAATGGGCGGTCATCATCGCCGATACCTGGAAAACCACGCCCTTTATGGCGCTGCTGATCCTGGCCGGCCTGCAGATGATTCCGGCCGAGGTTTACGAGGCATCAAAGGTGGACGGTGCCAGTGCCTGGCAGCGCTTCCGCCTGATCACGCTGCCCCTGGTCAAGCCCGCGCTGATGGTCGCCATCCTGTTCCGTACCCTTGACGCGCTGAGGATGTTCGACCTTCCGTACATCCTCACCGGCGGTGCCAACAACACCACCACACTGTCCATCCTGGTGATCAACCAGATCAGGCAAGGGTTCAACTCAGCGGCGGCGTTGTCCACCATTACGTTCGTCATCATCTTCCTGGTGGCGTTCATTTTCGTCCGGTTCCTGGGCGCCAACGTGGTGGAACAGAGCGGCGCAACCGGTAAGGGGAAGAAATGA
- a CDS encoding LacI family DNA-binding transcriptional regulator, translating to MARTTERSQRGGHNGVSIEDVAAAAGVSTATVSRAVRGLPRVSPATREKILEVATNLGYVASSSASGLATGRTKTIGVLAPFVSRWFFSKAIEGADRELHARQYNLSLFNLGGHGSNRERLFSKTMVYKQIDALLVLCMALTPEELDHLQKIDIPLVVVGGHVEECAYIGIDDYAAASTAVRHLIELGHRDIALLHGDDETDLNFDVPRVRILAFRDVMTAAGLKIRPEWDEWGDFTVRSGQEAFRRLWSGSEAKPTAIFCASDEMAMGVIFEAARLGVNVPADLSVVGIDNHDFAEAMGLTTVGQRPDEQAELATKMLLDELDGQEGAVQSAVAPHELMVRRTTAPPLH from the coding sequence GTGGCACGCACAACAGAGAGATCCCAGCGGGGCGGCCATAACGGTGTCAGTATCGAGGACGTTGCCGCCGCAGCCGGTGTATCAACTGCCACGGTGTCCCGGGCCGTACGGGGCCTGCCCCGGGTTTCGCCGGCCACCCGCGAGAAGATCCTGGAGGTCGCAACAAACCTCGGCTACGTGGCGTCGTCCTCGGCCTCGGGCCTCGCCACGGGGAGGACCAAAACCATTGGTGTGCTGGCCCCGTTCGTGAGCCGCTGGTTCTTTTCCAAGGCCATCGAAGGGGCCGACCGGGAACTCCATGCCCGGCAGTACAACCTCTCGCTGTTCAATCTGGGCGGCCACGGCAGCAACCGGGAACGGCTCTTCAGCAAGACCATGGTCTACAAGCAGATCGACGCCCTGCTGGTCCTTTGTATGGCACTGACCCCGGAAGAGCTGGACCACCTGCAAAAAATCGACATCCCCCTGGTGGTGGTGGGCGGGCATGTCGAGGAGTGCGCCTACATCGGCATCGATGATTACGCGGCTGCTTCCACAGCTGTCCGGCATCTGATCGAGCTCGGCCACCGGGACATCGCCCTCCTCCATGGGGACGACGAAACGGACCTGAATTTCGATGTTCCCCGGGTTCGCATCCTGGCCTTCAGGGACGTGATGACGGCCGCCGGCCTGAAGATCCGCCCTGAATGGGACGAATGGGGAGACTTCACCGTCCGCAGCGGGCAGGAAGCCTTCCGGCGGCTGTGGTCCGGGTCCGAGGCCAAACCCACCGCAATCTTCTGCGCCTCGGACGAGATGGCCATGGGCGTCATCTTCGAGGCCGCCCGGCTCGGCGTCAACGTACCGGCGGACCTGTCAGTGGTGGGCATCGACAACCACGACTTCGCCGAAGCCATGGGCCTGACCACGGTGGGGCAGCGGCCGGACGAGCAGGCCGAGCTGGCCACCAAGATGCTTCTCGATGAACTGGACGGACAGGAAGGGGCGGTGCAGTCCGCCGTC
- a CDS encoding ABC transporter substrate-binding protein — protein MKTPRFLLPVATAGVLALSLSACAGGGGGGTSGDGSDAEANLDSRGPITYVQGKDNSNVVRPLIEKWNAAHPDEKVTFKEQTDNADQQHDDLVQNFQAKNADYDVASVDVVWTAEFAAKGWLQPLKDKMAIDTKGMLEPTIEAGSYKGTLYAAPVSSDGGILYYRKDLVPTPPKTWDEMMGMCSIAKQNNMGCYAGQFKQYEGLTVNASEAINSAGGSVLDKDGKPNLNTPEAEAGLNNLVKAFKDGNIPAEAITYQEEESRRAFQDGKLLFLRNWPYVYNLATTEGSSKVKDVLGMAALPGKDGPGASSLGGHSAAVSVYSDHKATSLDFVKFLVQEEQQKFFATQGSLAPVLGDLYQDQELVAKLPYLPVLKTSIENAVPRPVTPFYPAVTKAIQDNAYAALKGEKPAKDALSDMQKSIETAGAGS, from the coding sequence ATGAAAACCCCTAGATTCCTTCTGCCGGTTGCCACGGCCGGCGTTCTGGCCCTTTCCCTGTCCGCCTGTGCCGGCGGAGGAGGTGGCGGAACCTCGGGCGACGGCAGCGACGCTGAAGCCAACCTCGACAGCCGGGGCCCCATCACGTACGTGCAGGGCAAGGACAACAGCAACGTTGTCCGTCCGCTGATCGAAAAGTGGAACGCCGCGCACCCGGACGAAAAGGTCACCTTCAAGGAGCAGACCGACAACGCCGACCAGCAGCACGATGACCTGGTGCAGAACTTCCAGGCAAAGAACGCTGACTACGACGTAGCCAGCGTGGATGTCGTGTGGACGGCCGAGTTCGCCGCCAAGGGCTGGCTGCAGCCGCTCAAGGACAAGATGGCCATCGACACCAAGGGCATGCTGGAGCCCACCATCGAGGCAGGCTCCTACAAGGGCACTCTCTACGCAGCTCCCGTCTCCTCCGACGGCGGCATCCTGTACTACCGCAAGGACCTGGTGCCCACGCCGCCGAAGACCTGGGACGAGATGATGGGCATGTGCTCCATCGCCAAGCAGAACAACATGGGCTGCTACGCCGGGCAGTTCAAGCAGTATGAGGGCCTCACCGTCAACGCCTCGGAAGCAATCAACTCCGCCGGTGGATCCGTCCTCGACAAGGACGGCAAGCCGAACCTGAACACCCCCGAGGCCGAAGCGGGCCTGAACAACCTGGTGAAGGCCTTCAAGGACGGAAACATCCCGGCTGAAGCCATCACCTACCAGGAAGAGGAAAGCCGCCGTGCCTTCCAGGACGGCAAGCTCCTGTTCCTGCGCAACTGGCCCTACGTCTACAACCTGGCAACCACTGAAGGTTCCTCCAAGGTCAAGGACGTTCTGGGCATGGCAGCCCTTCCGGGCAAGGACGGCCCCGGCGCTTCCTCCCTCGGTGGCCACAGCGCAGCCGTCAGCGTCTACTCCGACCACAAGGCCACGTCCCTGGACTTCGTGAAGTTCCTGGTGCAGGAAGAACAGCAGAAGTTCTTCGCAACCCAGGGTTCGCTGGCCCCGGTCCTCGGTGACCTGTACCAGGACCAGGAACTGGTTGCCAAGCTGCCGTACCTGCCGGTGCTCAAGACCTCCATCGAGAATGCTGTTCCCCGGCCGGTAACCCCGTTCTACCCTGCAGTCACCAAGGCCATCCAGGACAACGCCTACGCGGCGCTGAAGGGTGAAAAGCCCGCCAAGGATGCGCTCTCCGACATGCAGAAGTCCATCGAGACCGCCGGCGCAGGATCGTAA